A single region of the Solwaraspora sp. WMMD406 genome encodes:
- a CDS encoding CoA-transferase produces MMTVAAARALRDGVRCFVGIGRPSTAANLARRTHSPNLVLIYESGTIGAKPDRLPLSIGDGVLAETADAVVSVPEIFNYWLQPGRVDVGFLGAAQIDRYANINTTVIGSDYTDPKVRLPGAGGAPEIAASCGEVIVIVPQSRRAFVDRVDFVTSVGFGAGPGDRARLGLRGRGPSLVITDLGLLRPDPDTCELTLTHLHPGVDLDTAVAATGWPLRVTADLTTTAAPTDQELAVLRHLLDP; encoded by the coding sequence ATGATGACGGTGGCCGCCGCGCGGGCGCTGCGCGACGGCGTCCGCTGCTTCGTCGGCATCGGCCGGCCGAGCACCGCCGCCAACCTGGCCCGCCGCACCCACTCCCCCAACCTGGTGCTGATCTACGAGTCCGGCACCATCGGCGCCAAACCGGACCGGTTGCCGCTGTCCATCGGTGACGGGGTGCTCGCCGAGACCGCCGACGCGGTCGTCTCGGTGCCGGAGATCTTCAACTACTGGCTGCAGCCCGGTCGGGTCGACGTCGGCTTCCTCGGCGCGGCCCAGATCGATCGGTACGCCAACATCAACACCACGGTGATCGGCAGCGACTACACCGACCCCAAGGTACGGCTGCCCGGCGCCGGCGGTGCCCCGGAGATCGCGGCGTCCTGCGGTGAGGTGATCGTCATCGTGCCGCAGAGCCGGCGTGCCTTCGTCGACCGGGTCGACTTCGTCACCTCGGTCGGGTTCGGCGCCGGTCCCGGCGACCGGGCCCGGCTCGGGTTGCGCGGCCGGGGTCCCTCCCTGGTCATCACCGACCTGGGCCTGCTGCGGCCCGACCCGGACACCTGCGAACTGACCCTGACCCACCTGCATCCCGGAGTCGACCTCGACACGGCCGTCGCGGCCACCGGCTGGCCGCTGCGGGTCACCGCCGACCTGACCACCACCGCCGCGCCCACCGATCAGGAGCTGGCCGTACTGCGGCACCTGCTCGATCCCTGA
- the pcaG gene encoding protocatechuate 3,4-dioxygenase subunit alpha: protein MTSVTAPTGQDPQAAYWDQLRDLTPAQTVGPYLGIGLPWPDGPFVVVEGTPGGVWLRGRLLDGAGDPVPDGLIETWQADPQGRFDHPDDPRGAVATPGFRGFGRCPTDNTGEYAIHTRKPGPVPGPGGVLQAPHVDVSVFARGLLHRVVTRIYFPDEIEANAADPLLAEVPPQRRDTLIATAGPDGYRFDIRLQGQHETVFFAV, encoded by the coding sequence GTGACCAGCGTGACCGCCCCCACCGGTCAGGACCCGCAGGCCGCGTACTGGGACCAACTGCGGGACCTGACCCCGGCGCAGACCGTCGGGCCGTACCTGGGCATCGGTCTGCCCTGGCCGGACGGACCGTTCGTCGTCGTCGAGGGCACACCCGGCGGCGTCTGGTTGCGCGGCCGGCTCCTCGACGGCGCCGGCGACCCGGTGCCCGACGGACTGATCGAGACCTGGCAGGCCGATCCGCAGGGACGGTTCGACCACCCGGACGACCCGCGCGGCGCGGTGGCCACGCCCGGTTTTCGGGGTTTCGGCCGCTGCCCCACCGACAACACCGGCGAATACGCGATCCACACCCGCAAACCAGGACCGGTACCCGGACCCGGCGGGGTGCTCCAAGCCCCACACGTCGACGTGTCGGTCTTCGCGCGCGGGCTGCTGCACCGGGTGGTCACCCGGATCTACTTCCCCGACGAGATCGAAGCGAACGCCGCCGATCCGCTACTGGCCGAGGTGCCGCCGCAGCGGCGCGACACGCTGATCGCGACCGCCGGGCCGGACGGCTACCGCTTCGACATCCGGCTGCAGGGCCAACATGAAACCGTTTTCTTCGCCGTCTGA
- a CDS encoding ABC transporter permease produces MTPAGNTPVGGTTPYRDTSPAGSSPAGSGPDHTRAATGGRGDPADRAGRRRPPDALLGLAGLVGLLALAQILPATPLVSSRYLPPATEIVAALIDLVGDDAFWTALGSTLTAWAIGLAIAVGAGVGVGVLIGSVPLLRAATASTIEFLRPIPSVALIPLAVLLFGTGIESSLLLVVYAAFWQVLVQVLYGVQDVDPVADETARSYGLGTWARVRHVVWPTALPYVLTGVRLAAAVALVLAITAELVIGAPGLGNRIAVAQTSGAVPLMYALVVVTGLLGVAINLVARAVERRVLSWHQSMRAEVAG; encoded by the coding sequence GTGACACCGGCCGGCAACACCCCGGTAGGGGGTACCACCCCCTACCGGGACACGTCCCCGGCCGGCTCGTCCCCGGCCGGTTCCGGCCCGGACCACACCCGGGCCGCAACCGGTGGGCGGGGCGACCCGGCCGACCGGGCCGGCCGGCGTCGCCCGCCCGACGCCCTGCTCGGCCTCGCCGGACTGGTCGGCCTCCTCGCCCTGGCCCAGATCCTGCCCGCGACCCCGCTCGTGTCGTCCCGGTACCTGCCACCGGCCACCGAGATCGTCGCCGCCCTGATCGACCTGGTCGGCGACGACGCCTTCTGGACCGCGCTCGGCAGCACCCTGACCGCGTGGGCGATCGGCCTGGCCATCGCGGTCGGTGCCGGTGTCGGCGTCGGGGTGCTGATCGGCTCCGTACCACTGCTGCGGGCGGCGACCGCCTCCACCATCGAGTTCCTCCGCCCGATCCCGTCGGTCGCGCTGATCCCGCTGGCCGTGCTGCTGTTCGGCACCGGCATCGAATCCAGCCTGCTGCTCGTCGTCTACGCGGCGTTCTGGCAGGTGCTGGTCCAGGTGCTGTACGGCGTACAGGACGTCGACCCGGTGGCCGACGAGACCGCCCGCAGCTACGGTCTGGGCACCTGGGCCCGAGTGCGGCACGTCGTCTGGCCCACCGCCCTGCCGTACGTGCTGACCGGCGTACGGCTGGCCGCCGCCGTCGCGCTGGTCCTGGCCATCACCGCCGAGCTCGTCATCGGCGCACCCGGTCTGGGCAACCGGATCGCGGTGGCGCAGACCTCCGGAGCGGTGCCGCTGATGTACGCCCTGGTCGTCGTCACCGGACTGCTCGGCGTGGCGATCAACCTGGTCGCCCGGGCCGTCGAGCGACGGGTGTTGTCGTGGCACCAGTCGATGCGCGCCGAGGTGGCCGGATGA
- the pcaH gene encoding protocatechuate 3,4-dioxygenase subunit beta, with the protein MPDIPPVRADRPGGLLLPGYRRDDAAVHPPLLSPGYKSTVLRAPGQPLVLLPQTLTEVTGPLLGEGRVTAADADLTRHPDGEAQGQRIIVHGQVRDSDGRPVPDTLVEVWQANAGGRYLHKLDQHDVPLDPHFTGVGRAMTDSQGRYRFVTIKPGAYPWRNHANAWRPAHIHFSLFGRAFTQRLVTQMYFPDDPLFAHDPVFNSIPDPAARRRLIATFDLANTVEEWALGFRFDIVLRGREATPTEDS; encoded by the coding sequence ATGCCCGACATCCCACCCGTACGGGCGGACCGCCCCGGCGGGTTGCTCCTGCCCGGCTACCGGCGTGACGACGCCGCCGTGCACCCGCCGCTGCTCTCCCCCGGCTACAAGTCGACCGTGCTGCGCGCGCCCGGACAGCCGCTGGTCCTGCTGCCCCAGACGCTCACCGAGGTGACCGGCCCGCTGCTCGGCGAGGGTCGGGTCACCGCCGCCGACGCCGACCTGACCCGCCATCCGGACGGCGAGGCACAGGGCCAGCGGATCATCGTGCACGGCCAGGTCCGCGACAGCGACGGCCGGCCGGTCCCGGACACCCTGGTCGAGGTCTGGCAGGCCAACGCCGGCGGACGCTACCTGCACAAGCTGGACCAACACGACGTACCGCTGGATCCGCACTTCACCGGGGTGGGCCGGGCGATGACCGACTCGCAGGGCCGCTACCGGTTCGTCACGATCAAGCCGGGTGCCTACCCGTGGCGCAACCACGCCAACGCCTGGCGGCCGGCGCACATCCATTTCTCCCTGTTCGGCCGGGCATTCACCCAGCGGCTGGTCACCCAGATGTACTTCCCGGACGACCCGCTGTTCGCCCACGATCCGGTGTTCAACTCGATCCCCGACCCGGCCGCCCGGCGACGGCTGATCGCCACCTTCGACCTGGCGAACACGGTCGAGGAATGGGCGCTGGGCTTCCGGTTCGACATCGTCCTGCGTGGACGCGAAGCGACCCCGACGGAGGATTCGTGA
- the pcaB gene encoding 3-carboxy-cis,cis-muconate cycloisomerase produces the protein MKPFSSPSDPGDPGLDPPSGDSAAGPRSTGGEVPDRLSTSVGLSTGLFDDLLAAGPVRAAVDDRAWLRALLDVEAALARAQARLGTVPQRAAETISRVCREHAFDPATIGAGATDAGNPVVPLVAALRATVGPDHARYVHAGATSQDVLDSAAMLVARRALGPLRDDVERAATAAARLAETHRDTLLPARTLLQQALPTSFGLIAAGWLSALDAATDRLTLVDGQALAVQLGGAAGTLAAFGDDGPRLVELFAADLGLAAPSLPWHTDRTRLADLAGALGTTAGSLGKIARDVTLHAQTEVGELAEERPGGSSTLPHKRNPIAAVTVIACASQAPGLVATLLASMTQEHQRAAGAWHAEWRPLRALLESVGSAAYWLRVCLDGLRVDAVRMRSNLDLTGGALLAERVSALLTQRLGRQQAHEIVARATRHSASGAELADRLAAELAGPSRVAAAPGRAAEPPSAPAPDRAELTELLDPAGYLGAADQLVDRALHEHAARRRDPDPEVTP, from the coding sequence ATGAAACCGTTTTCTTCGCCGTCTGACCCCGGTGACCCCGGCCTCGACCCGCCGTCCGGCGACTCGGCCGCCGGTCCCCGGTCGACCGGCGGCGAGGTGCCCGATCGGCTGTCGACGTCCGTCGGGCTGTCCACCGGACTCTTCGACGACCTGCTCGCCGCCGGCCCGGTCCGCGCCGCCGTCGACGACCGGGCGTGGCTACGTGCCCTGCTCGACGTCGAGGCCGCCCTGGCCCGAGCCCAGGCCCGACTCGGTACGGTGCCGCAGCGGGCCGCCGAGACGATCTCCCGGGTCTGCCGGGAGCACGCGTTCGACCCCGCGACCATCGGCGCCGGGGCAACCGACGCCGGCAACCCGGTGGTGCCGCTGGTCGCGGCGCTGCGGGCCACCGTCGGACCGGACCACGCCCGGTACGTACACGCCGGCGCGACCAGTCAGGACGTTCTGGACTCGGCGGCGATGCTGGTCGCACGTCGGGCACTCGGTCCGTTGCGCGACGACGTGGAGCGAGCCGCCACCGCCGCCGCCCGCCTCGCCGAAACCCACCGCGACACCCTGCTGCCCGCCCGGACCCTGCTGCAACAGGCGCTGCCGACCAGCTTCGGCCTGATCGCCGCCGGCTGGCTGAGCGCGCTCGACGCCGCCACGGACCGGTTGACCCTCGTCGACGGGCAGGCCCTCGCCGTACAGCTGGGGGGCGCCGCCGGCACCCTCGCCGCTTTCGGCGACGACGGCCCGCGCCTGGTGGAGCTGTTCGCCGCCGACCTCGGCCTGGCCGCGCCGAGCCTGCCCTGGCACACCGACCGGACCCGGCTGGCCGACCTGGCCGGTGCGCTGGGCACCACCGCCGGCAGCCTCGGCAAGATCGCCCGCGACGTCACCCTGCACGCGCAGACCGAGGTCGGTGAGCTCGCCGAGGAACGCCCGGGCGGTTCATCGACGCTGCCGCACAAGCGCAACCCGATCGCGGCGGTCACCGTGATCGCCTGCGCCAGCCAGGCACCCGGGCTGGTCGCCACGCTGCTGGCGAGCATGACCCAGGAACATCAGCGGGCGGCCGGTGCCTGGCACGCCGAGTGGCGACCGCTGCGGGCGCTACTCGAATCGGTCGGCTCGGCCGCGTACTGGTTGCGGGTCTGCCTGGACGGGCTGCGGGTGGACGCGGTCCGGATGCGGTCCAACCTGGACCTCACCGGCGGGGCGTTGCTCGCCGAACGGGTCAGCGCGCTCCTGACGCAGCGACTCGGCCGGCAGCAGGCGCACGAGATCGTCGCCCGGGCGACCCGGCACAGCGCCAGCGGTGCCGAACTCGCCGACCGGCTCGCGGCAGAACTCGCCGGCCCCTCGCGGGTGGCGGCGGCACCCGGTCGCGCCGCCGAGCCGCCGTCGGCCCCGGCACCGGATCGCGCCGAGTTGACCGAGTTGCTCGACCCGGCCGGTTACCTCGGTGCCGCCGACCAGCTCGTCGACCGGGCGCTACACGAGCACGCAGC
- a CDS encoding ABC transporter permease subunit: MTGLLKRGGLVVGLPILLLAAWWFATDDSTTFYSPPLREILATFAEVWTVDRLRADVLPSLSRLAGGYTVAVVVGVGLGVVVGSFRAVRAVVEPVLEFFRAIPPPVLVPIIMLFAGIDDTMKVMVIAIGCVWPILLNTVEGVRATDEVLADTARAYGLTRLARLRHLVLRSASPQIAVGMRQALSIGIILMVISEMFAASNGLGFTIVQFQRGFAIPEMWSGILLLGLLGFALSVVFRFVENRALAWYHGLRRVQRGS, encoded by the coding sequence ATGACCGGTCTGCTCAAGCGGGGCGGTCTCGTCGTCGGGTTGCCGATCCTGCTGCTGGCCGCCTGGTGGTTCGCCACCGACGACAGCACCACGTTCTATTCGCCACCACTGCGCGAGATCCTGGCCACCTTCGCCGAGGTCTGGACCGTCGACCGCCTGCGGGCCGACGTACTGCCGAGTCTGTCGCGGCTGGCCGGCGGATACACGGTGGCCGTCGTCGTCGGAGTGGGTCTCGGCGTCGTCGTCGGCAGCTTTCGCGCCGTCCGAGCCGTCGTCGAACCGGTGTTGGAGTTCTTCCGGGCCATCCCACCGCCGGTACTGGTGCCGATCATCATGCTCTTCGCCGGGATCGACGACACCATGAAGGTCATGGTCATCGCCATCGGCTGCGTCTGGCCGATCCTGCTCAACACCGTCGAAGGGGTCCGGGCCACCGACGAGGTGCTGGCCGACACCGCCCGGGCGTACGGCCTGACCCGGCTTGCCCGGCTGCGTCACCTGGTGCTGCGCTCGGCCAGCCCGCAGATCGCCGTCGGCATGCGCCAGGCCCTGTCCATCGGCATCATCCTGATGGTGATCAGCGAGATGTTCGCGGCCAGCAACGGCCTCGGCTTCACCATCGTGCAGTTCCAGCGCGGTTTCGCGATCCCGGAGATGTGGAGCGGCATCCTGCTGCTCGGCCTGCTCGGGTTCGCCCTGTCGGTCGTGTTCCGGTTCGTCGAGAACCGGGCGTTGGCCTGGTACCACGGCCTGCGCCGCGTCCAGCGCGGCTCCTGA
- a CDS encoding ABC transporter substrate-binding protein has protein sequence MRRPLVALTMAAALLVAACGSDSSTDSTGAETLTDVTVGVIPIVDVAPIYLGDEKGFFSKRGINLTMESGQGGAAIVPGVVSEQFQFGFSNVTSLLTAQTRDVPVKVVANGVASTGNADGDFGGVIVAGDSPIQTPADLAGKKIAVNTLKNIGDTSVRESVRKAGGDPDGIEFVEMAFAQMPAAIENGDVDAAWVVEPSLAIARDAGARVVAWNFVDTAANLTVAVYFTSTKLAQEDPELVSAFEEAMAESLSYANAHPDEVRTVLRSYTDIDQAILDSMTLPMWPTEINRASIQRVAELGLADGVFETEPDLDALLP, from the coding sequence ATGCGACGGCCCCTCGTCGCCCTCACCATGGCCGCCGCGCTGCTGGTCGCCGCCTGCGGCTCCGACTCGTCCACCGACTCCACCGGTGCGGAAACGCTCACCGACGTCACCGTCGGCGTCATCCCGATCGTCGATGTCGCCCCGATCTACCTCGGTGACGAAAAGGGGTTCTTCAGCAAGCGCGGCATCAACCTCACGATGGAGAGCGGCCAGGGCGGTGCCGCCATCGTCCCCGGTGTGGTCAGCGAGCAGTTCCAGTTCGGCTTCAGCAACGTGACCTCGCTGCTCACCGCGCAGACCCGGGACGTACCGGTCAAGGTGGTCGCCAACGGCGTCGCCTCCACCGGCAACGCCGACGGCGACTTCGGCGGCGTCATCGTCGCGGGAGACAGCCCGATCCAGACCCCGGCCGACCTCGCCGGCAAGAAGATCGCCGTCAACACCCTCAAGAACATCGGCGACACCAGCGTGCGGGAATCGGTGCGCAAGGCCGGCGGCGACCCCGACGGCATCGAATTCGTCGAAATGGCGTTCGCCCAGATGCCCGCAGCGATCGAGAACGGCGACGTCGACGCCGCCTGGGTCGTCGAGCCCTCGCTCGCCATCGCCCGGGACGCCGGCGCGCGCGTCGTCGCCTGGAACTTCGTCGACACCGCCGCCAACCTGACCGTCGCGGTCTACTTCACCAGCACCAAGCTCGCCCAGGAGGACCCCGAGCTGGTCAGCGCCTTCGAGGAAGCGATGGCGGAGTCGCTGTCGTACGCCAACGCCCACCCGGACGAGGTGCGGACCGTGCTGCGTAGCTACACCGACATCGACCAGGCCATCCTGGATTCGATGACGCTGCCCATGTGGCCGACCGAGATCAACCGCGCGTCGATCCAGAGGGTCGCCGAACTCGGTCTCGCCGACGGCGTCTTCGAGACCGAGCCGGACCTGGACGCGCTGCTGCCGTGA
- the pcaF gene encoding 3-oxoadipyl-CoA thiolase: MSVAYLVAGVRTPIGRYAGALAAVRPDDLAAQVIRELTHRHPTVDWAAVDDVVLGCANQAGEDNRNVARMAALLAGLPQEVSGTTVNRLCGSGLDAVAIAARAIVAGEADLVVAGGVESMSRAPFVQPKAATAFSRAAEIYDTTIGWRLVNPLMAADWGIDSMPETAENVAAEYGVDRADQDAFALRSQQRAARARDDGRLAAEIVPIDVPQGRKGTATVSVDEHPRETTLEKLAALPTPFRAGGTVTAGNSSGVNDGAVALLVASAEAVRRYGLTPLARVRGAATAGVAPRVMGIGPVPATRRLLGRLGVTLSEVDVIELNEAFAAQAVAVLRELGLPSDAEHVNPNGGAIALGHPLGASGARLALTAAMELDRRGGRRALCTMCIGVGQGISLLLEAPR; encoded by the coding sequence GTGTCTGTCGCCTACCTGGTCGCCGGGGTCCGTACGCCCATCGGTCGGTACGCCGGGGCGCTCGCCGCCGTACGCCCGGACGACCTGGCCGCCCAAGTGATCCGCGAACTGACGCACCGGCACCCGACGGTGGACTGGGCGGCCGTGGACGACGTCGTACTCGGTTGCGCCAACCAGGCGGGGGAGGACAACCGCAACGTGGCCCGGATGGCCGCGCTGCTGGCCGGTCTGCCGCAGGAGGTCAGTGGCACCACGGTCAACCGGCTCTGCGGGTCCGGGTTGGACGCGGTGGCGATCGCCGCCCGGGCGATCGTCGCCGGTGAGGCGGACCTCGTGGTGGCCGGCGGGGTGGAGAGCATGAGCCGGGCGCCGTTCGTGCAGCCCAAGGCCGCGACGGCCTTCTCCCGCGCGGCCGAGATCTACGACACCACCATCGGTTGGCGGCTGGTCAATCCGCTGATGGCGGCGGATTGGGGCATCGACTCGATGCCGGAGACGGCGGAGAACGTCGCCGCCGAGTACGGGGTGGACCGGGCCGATCAGGACGCGTTCGCGCTGCGGTCGCAGCAGCGGGCGGCGCGGGCGCGCGACGACGGCCGGCTGGCGGCGGAGATCGTGCCGATCGACGTGCCGCAGGGGCGCAAGGGCACCGCCACCGTCTCGGTCGACGAGCATCCCCGCGAGACGACGCTGGAGAAGCTCGCCGCGCTGCCGACGCCGTTTCGCGCCGGCGGCACCGTCACCGCCGGCAACTCCTCCGGGGTCAACGACGGGGCCGTGGCACTTCTGGTCGCCAGCGCCGAGGCGGTGCGCCGCTACGGACTCACCCCGCTGGCCCGGGTACGCGGTGCGGCCACCGCCGGGGTGGCACCCCGGGTGATGGGTATCGGCCCGGTGCCGGCGACCCGCCGACTGCTCGGCCGCCTCGGCGTCACGCTGTCCGAGGTGGATGTGATCGAGCTCAACGAGGCCTTCGCGGCACAGGCGGTGGCGGTGCTACGGGAGCTGGGCCTGCCGTCGGACGCCGAACACGTCAATCCCAACGGCGGAGCGATCGCGCTCGGGCATCCGCTGGGCGCCAGTGGCGCCCGGCTCGCGCTGACCGCGGCGATGGAACTCGACCGACGAGGCGGCCGGCGGGCACTGTGCACCATGTGTATCGGGGTCGGGCAGGGGATCTCGCTGCTGCTGGAGGCTCCACGGTGA
- a CDS encoding ABC transporter ATP-binding protein, with translation MLDVSGLRKVYDGRQRPVEAIRDLTFTIDAGELVCLVGPSGCGKTTLLKCMAGLLAPTSGEVRLRGAAVTGPPPGMAVVFQEYGRSLFPWMNVRDNVELPLRRKRMPRTRRRELVDEALTAVGLGDTHHAYPWQLSGGMQQRVAIARAVAYQPDMLLMDEPFAAVDAQTRADLEDLIRQLWQRLGVTILFVTHDIDEAVYLGQRVLILSSSPTVVQQDLPIDLPAVRDQLHTRADPRFTQLRGHVYEQIQAAKRGHRPTVTSSGQH, from the coding sequence ATGCTCGACGTGTCGGGTCTGCGGAAGGTCTACGACGGACGCCAGCGTCCGGTGGAGGCGATCCGCGACCTCACCTTCACCATCGACGCGGGCGAGCTGGTCTGCCTGGTCGGACCGTCGGGTTGCGGCAAGACCACCCTGCTCAAGTGCATGGCCGGGCTGCTGGCGCCGACTTCCGGCGAGGTGCGCCTGCGCGGGGCGGCGGTCACCGGGCCGCCGCCGGGGATGGCCGTGGTGTTCCAGGAGTACGGGCGCAGCCTGTTTCCCTGGATGAACGTGCGGGACAACGTGGAGCTGCCGCTGCGACGCAAGCGGATGCCTCGGACCCGGCGACGGGAACTCGTCGACGAGGCGCTGACCGCCGTCGGTCTCGGTGACACCCACCACGCCTATCCCTGGCAGCTCTCCGGCGGCATGCAGCAGCGGGTGGCGATCGCCCGTGCCGTGGCGTACCAGCCGGACATGCTGTTGATGGACGAGCCGTTCGCGGCGGTTGACGCCCAGACCCGGGCGGACCTGGAGGATCTGATCCGCCAGCTGTGGCAGCGGCTCGGGGTGACCATCCTGTTCGTCACACACGACATCGACGAGGCGGTCTACCTCGGTCAGCGGGTGCTGATCCTCTCCTCGTCGCCGACGGTGGTCCAGCAGGACCTGCCGATCGATCTGCCCGCCGTCCGGGACCAGTTGCACACCCGCGCCGATCCGCGGTTCACCCAGTTGCGTGGGCACGTCTACGAGCAGATCCAGGCGGCCAAGCGGGGCCACCGCCCGACGGTCACGTCGAGCGGTCAGCATTGA
- a CDS encoding CoA transferase subunit A: MGEITSLAEAVAELVHDGDSVALEGFTHLIPTAAGQEIIRQGRRDLTLIRMTPDIVYDQLIGAGCARKLIFSWAGNPGVGSLHRFRDAVQRGWPRPLEIEEHSHAGMANRYVAGAAGLPFAVLRGYVGTDLVDRTPTIAPITCPFTGEVLTAVPALNPDVGIVHAQHADRHGNVQIWGITGVHKEVVLAARRSLVTVEEIVDELKPRAGAIMLPGWAISKVALAPGGAHPSYAMGYSDRDNHYYREWDEISRDRETFQRWLDAHVLPPTDLDPAYGGAA; this comes from the coding sequence ATGGGTGAAATAACCTCACTGGCCGAGGCGGTCGCCGAACTGGTCCACGACGGCGACAGCGTCGCCCTGGAAGGGTTCACCCACCTGATCCCCACGGCGGCCGGACAGGAGATCATCCGTCAGGGCCGCCGCGATCTCACCCTGATCCGGATGACGCCGGACATCGTCTACGACCAGCTCATCGGCGCCGGCTGCGCCCGCAAGCTGATTTTCTCGTGGGCCGGTAACCCCGGCGTCGGCTCGTTGCACCGCTTCCGCGACGCGGTGCAACGCGGCTGGCCCCGGCCGCTGGAGATCGAGGAACACAGTCACGCCGGCATGGCCAACCGGTACGTCGCCGGCGCCGCCGGCCTGCCGTTCGCCGTACTGCGTGGCTACGTCGGCACCGACCTGGTCGACCGGACCCCCACCATCGCCCCGATCACCTGCCCGTTCACCGGCGAGGTGCTCACCGCCGTACCGGCGCTCAACCCGGACGTCGGCATCGTGCACGCCCAGCACGCCGACCGGCACGGCAACGTGCAGATCTGGGGCATCACCGGGGTGCACAAGGAGGTCGTCCTGGCCGCCAGGCGATCACTGGTCACCGTCGAGGAGATCGTCGACGAGCTGAAGCCCCGGGCCGGGGCGATCATGCTGCCGGGTTGGGCGATCAGCAAGGTGGCGTTGGCACCCGGCGGCGCCCACCCGTCGTACGCGATGGGCTACAGCGACCGGGACAACCACTACTACCGGGAATGGGACGAGATCAGCCGGGACCGCGAGACGTTCCAGCGTTGGCTCGACGCCCACGTCCTGCCCCCGACCGACCTCGATCCGGCGTACGGTGGTGCCGCGTGA
- a CDS encoding 4-hydroxybenzoate 3-monooxygenase produces MRTQVGIIGAGPAGLMLSHLLHQEGIESVVLETRSRAYVESRVRAGVLEHDTAELLRDTGVGERMTREGLVHTGVELRFEGITRRIDLSGLTNGRRITVYGQQEVVKDLIAARLAAGGQILFDVSEVTLEGIDTDAPVIRFAHEGTIRELSCLVIAGCDGFHGVSRGSVPKGALRIFDHTYPFSWLGILARATPSAHELIYAHHERGFALHSMRSTEVTRLYLQVPPHTELSDWPAARIWDELHTRLATEDGFTLTEGPILEQGVTPMRGFVTEPMRHGRLFLAGDAAHIVPPTGAKGLNLAVADVRFLAEALGTWLRQGRETGLDEYSARCLRRVWRVQHFSSWMTGLLHQPVDADEFSHRLQVAQLEYVTTSTAAATTLAENYVGLPLDWSRRR; encoded by the coding sequence GTGCGCACCCAGGTTGGCATCATCGGAGCGGGACCGGCCGGACTGATGCTCTCCCACTTGTTGCATCAGGAGGGCATCGAGTCCGTCGTGCTGGAGACCCGCTCCCGGGCGTACGTGGAGAGTCGGGTCCGGGCCGGCGTGCTCGAGCACGACACCGCCGAACTGCTGCGCGACACCGGAGTGGGCGAGCGGATGACCCGCGAGGGACTTGTGCACACCGGGGTCGAACTGCGCTTCGAGGGCATCACCCGGCGCATCGACCTCAGCGGTCTCACCAATGGTCGCCGCATCACCGTCTACGGCCAGCAGGAAGTGGTCAAGGATCTGATCGCCGCCCGACTGGCCGCCGGCGGACAGATCTTGTTCGATGTATCCGAGGTGACCTTGGAGGGGATCGACACCGATGCCCCGGTGATCCGGTTCGCCCACGAGGGCACCATACGCGAACTGAGCTGCCTGGTCATCGCCGGCTGCGACGGCTTCCACGGGGTCAGCCGGGGCAGCGTCCCGAAGGGCGCGCTGCGCATCTTCGACCACACGTACCCGTTCAGCTGGCTCGGCATCCTGGCCCGGGCCACTCCCTCGGCACACGAGCTGATCTACGCCCACCACGAGCGTGGATTCGCCCTGCACAGCATGCGCAGCACCGAGGTGACCCGGCTCTACCTGCAGGTTCCCCCGCACACCGAGTTGTCGGACTGGCCGGCCGCCCGGATCTGGGACGAGTTGCACACCCGGCTGGCGACCGAGGACGGCTTCACCCTGACCGAAGGGCCGATCCTGGAGCAGGGCGTCACCCCGATGCGCGGTTTCGTCACCGAGCCGATGCGCCACGGGCGGCTCTTCCTCGCCGGTGACGCCGCCCACATCGTTCCGCCGACCGGCGCCAAGGGGCTGAACCTGGCGGTGGCCGACGTCCGTTTCCTGGCCGAGGCGTTGGGTACCTGGCTACGCCAGGGCCGTGAGACGGGCCTGGACGAGTACTCCGCCCGCTGTCTGCGCCGGGTGTGGCGGGTCCAGCACTTCTCGTCGTGGATGACCGGACTGCTGCACCAGCCGGTCGACGCCGACGAATTCAGCCATCGGCTCCAGGTGGCCCAGCTGGAGTACGTGACCACGTCCACCGCGGCGGCGACCACGCTCGCCGAGAACTACGTCGGGCTGCCGCTGGACTGGAGCCGGCGGCGTTGA